The Streptomyces aurantiacus genome includes a region encoding these proteins:
- a CDS encoding peptidase, with protein MAVEEGTTTVEGTVEDTAEGAAGGTLAAAESAEAMAVRYPVAPGVRLKVRSGPGTQYQLVKVLPLGARVPINCQKPGEWVTGTYGTTNVWDNIANGQYVSDAYVQTGSDGYVAPRCA; from the coding sequence ATGGCTGTTGAGGAAGGCACGACCACGGTCGAAGGAACGGTCGAAGACACGGCTGAGGGGGCGGCGGGCGGGACACTGGCCGCCGCGGAGAGCGCGGAGGCGATGGCGGTCCGCTACCCGGTGGCTCCGGGCGTACGCCTGAAGGTCCGCAGCGGCCCCGGCACGCAGTACCAGCTCGTCAAGGTGCTGCCGCTCGGCGCCCGCGTGCCGATCAACTGCCAGAAGCCCGGCGAGTGGGTGACCGGCACGTACGGCACGACGAACGTCTGGGACAACATCGCCAACGGCCAGTACGTCTCGGACGCGTACGTGCAGACGGGCAGCGACGGTTACGTGGCACCGCGCTGCGCCTGA
- the proC gene encoding pyrroline-5-carboxylate reductase, with protein MTQKVAVLGTGKIGEALLSGMIRAGWAPADLLVTARRPERAKELHERHGVTPVTNQEAAKSADTLILTVKPQDMGTLLDELAPHVPADRLVISGAAGIPTSFFEERLAQNTPVVRVMTNTPALVDEAMSVISAGSHATAEHLTHAEEIFGAVGKTLRVPESQQDACTALSGSGPAYFFYLVEAMTDAGILLGLPRDKAHDLIVQSAIGAAVMLRDSGEHPVKLRENVTSPAGTTINAIRELENHGVRAALIAALEAARDRSRALASGNG; from the coding sequence ATGACCCAGAAAGTCGCAGTGCTCGGCACCGGCAAGATCGGCGAGGCCCTGCTCAGCGGAATGATCCGAGCCGGCTGGGCCCCTGCCGACCTCCTGGTCACCGCCCGCCGCCCCGAGCGCGCCAAGGAACTCCACGAGCGCCACGGCGTCACCCCGGTGACCAACCAGGAGGCCGCCAAGAGCGCGGACACCCTGATCCTCACGGTCAAGCCGCAGGACATGGGCACCCTCCTCGACGAACTGGCCCCGCACGTCCCCGCGGACCGCCTGGTCATCAGCGGCGCGGCGGGCATCCCCACCTCCTTCTTCGAGGAGCGCCTCGCCCAGAACACCCCCGTCGTCCGTGTCATGACGAACACCCCCGCCCTCGTCGACGAGGCCATGTCCGTCATCTCCGCCGGCAGCCACGCCACCGCCGAGCACCTCACCCACGCCGAGGAGATCTTCGGCGCCGTCGGCAAGACACTCCGCGTCCCCGAGTCCCAGCAGGACGCCTGCACCGCCCTCTCCGGCTCAGGACCGGCGTACTTCTTCTATCTGGTCGAGGCCATGACCGACGCCGGCATCCTGCTCGGTCTGCCCCGCGACAAGGCCCACGACCTCATCGTCCAGTCCGCGATCGGCGCCGCCGTGATGCTCCGCGACAGCGGCGAGCACCCCGTGAAGCTCCGCGAGAACGTCACGTCCCCCGCGGGCACCACGATCAACGCCATCCGCGAACTCGAGAACCACGGCGTACGGGCCGCCCTCATCGCGGCCCTGGAGGCAGCCCGCGACCGCAGTCGCGCACTGGCCTCCGGCAACGGCTGA
- a CDS encoding ABC transporter permease → MSTSTAPRANPAAPPKPSAINLARTTATATRVLRQLRHDPRTIALMILIPCLMLLLLRYVFDGSPRTFDSIGASLLGIFPLITMFLVTSIATLRERTSGTLERLLAMPLGKADLIAGYALAFGAIAIVQSVLATGLAVWALGLDVTGSAWLLLLVALLDALLGTALGLFVSAFASSEFQAVQFMPAVIFPQLLLCGLFTPRPDMHPVLEAISNVLPMSYAVDGMNEVLIHTDITAAFVRDALIVAACALLVLTLGAATLRRRTA, encoded by the coding sequence ATGAGCACGAGCACCGCGCCACGCGCGAACCCGGCCGCACCCCCCAAGCCGAGCGCCATCAACCTCGCCCGCACCACCGCCACCGCGACCCGGGTCCTGCGCCAGCTCCGCCACGACCCGCGCACGATCGCGCTGATGATCCTCATCCCGTGCCTGATGCTTCTGCTGCTCCGCTACGTCTTCGACGGCAGCCCGCGCACCTTCGACTCCATCGGCGCCTCGCTCCTCGGCATCTTCCCCCTCATCACGATGTTCCTGGTGACCTCCATCGCCACCCTCCGCGAACGCACCTCCGGCACTCTGGAACGCCTCCTCGCCATGCCCCTCGGCAAGGCCGACCTCATCGCCGGCTACGCCCTCGCCTTCGGGGCCATCGCCATCGTCCAGTCCGTCCTGGCCACCGGTCTGGCCGTCTGGGCCCTCGGTCTCGACGTCACCGGCTCGGCCTGGCTGCTCCTCCTGGTCGCGCTGCTCGACGCCCTGCTCGGCACCGCCCTGGGCCTCTTCGTCTCGGCGTTCGCCTCCTCGGAGTTCCAGGCCGTCCAGTTCATGCCGGCCGTGATCTTTCCCCAGCTCCTCCTCTGCGGCCTGTTCACCCCGCGCCCCGACATGCACCCCGTACTCGAAGCCATCTCCAACGTCCTCCCCATGTCGTACGCCGTCGACGGCATGAACGAAGTCCTCATCCACACCGACATCACCGCCGCCTTCGTCCGCGACGCCCTGATCGTCGCGGCCTGCGCCCTCCTCGTCCTGACACTCGGCGCGGCAACCCTCCGCCGCCGCACCGCATAG
- a CDS encoding ABC transporter ATP-binding protein, which translates to MMNNAPGPPDPTPQTPDHTPTPGHTAVPSAVHAEALTVVRGTRQVLRGLDFDVPRGQITGLLGPSGCGKSTLMRSIVGTQAQVTGTLEVLGLPAGHATLRSRIGYVTQAPSVYDDLTVRQNLDYFAAILDPGRAAAARRHENVTHAIADVDLASHADALAGNLSGGQRSRVSLAVALLGTPELLVLDEPTVGLDPVLRRDLWQLFHTIATDRGATLLVSSHVMDEAERCHRLLLMREGGILADDTPDALRTRTGADTVEAAFLHLVDEAIAAGDEPRGQHHDKNHKEPVR; encoded by the coding sequence ATGATGAATAATGCTCCGGGCCCACCCGACCCCACGCCACAGACCCCGGACCACACACCGACTCCGGGCCACACAGCCGTCCCCTCCGCGGTCCACGCCGAGGCCCTCACCGTCGTCCGGGGCACCCGCCAGGTCCTCCGCGGACTCGACTTCGACGTCCCCCGCGGCCAGATCACCGGCCTGCTCGGCCCCTCGGGGTGCGGCAAATCCACCCTGATGAGGTCGATCGTCGGCACCCAGGCCCAGGTCACCGGCACCCTGGAAGTCCTCGGCCTGCCCGCGGGGCACGCCACACTCCGCTCCCGCATCGGATACGTCACCCAAGCCCCCTCCGTCTACGACGACCTGACCGTCCGCCAGAACCTGGACTACTTCGCCGCGATCCTCGACCCTGGCCGTGCCGCCGCCGCCCGCCGCCACGAGAACGTCACCCACGCCATCGCCGACGTGGACCTCGCCTCCCACGCCGACGCCCTGGCGGGCAACCTCTCCGGTGGCCAGCGCAGCCGTGTCTCACTCGCCGTGGCCCTCCTCGGCACCCCCGAACTGCTCGTCCTCGACGAACCCACGGTCGGCCTCGACCCCGTACTGCGCCGCGATCTGTGGCAGCTCTTCCACACCATCGCCACCGACCGGGGCGCCACCCTCCTCGTCTCCTCCCACGTCATGGACGAGGCCGAGCGCTGCCACCGCCTGCTCCTGATGCGCGAGGGCGGGATCCTCGCCGACGACACACCGGACGCCCTGCGCACCCGGACCGGCGCCGACACCGTCGAGGCCGCCTTCCTCCACCTGGTCGACGAAGCCATCGCGGCCGGCGACGAGCCCCGCGGCCAGCACCACGACAAGAACCACAAGGAGCCCGTCCGATGA
- a CDS encoding serine/threonine-protein kinase has translation MAPLRSFGPGQEAEHPDYAGQYRLESCLGAGGMGVVHLATSASGLRLAVKVVHAEYAADPEFRARFQQEVSAARRVSGAFTAPVVDADPNAQLPWMATLFIPGPTLAEQVKRNGAMEPGEVRRLGAGLAEALRDIHRAGVVHRDLKPSNVLLAPDGPKVIDFGISRPTDSDVRTETGKLIGSPPFMAPEQFQRPREVGPAADVFAMGAVLAHAATGRGPFDSNSPYIVAYQVVHNEPDLAGVPDDLVPLILRCLAKEPAERPLPAEVMDALRQPVPAPAPRIPLQRRPPEETHIAAGPRPVTAAPARARRRPGRAAVAGAALVLAVGGALGVRELVSSETPSAGSAEASPEAFRPWSTALTDTRTAGAQVTPPVCTSGEGALFCSAPGVPAARLDPVDGRIMWSYKGGDAETGAGEGEDKGGRDDAAGDGSDSDSGSRGGGDGSADAKVLPELSGGLLHITSGGRLGAVDPRSGKQRWGVDISAYATVVHGVDTTLLVGERGAVRALDSATGEERWSAPIGGLGTQWIGGQAGAEVLYAVTPSDDGTATQVIAVSAERGTVLWTGSAAGNLSPFSAPDGALYLLSTNADQMVDAIVRFDSGKRSARRVPLPTPLDRASAAQSGGIAYLSDVGGSLVAVDTRPSGKGSELWRLETSVSRPSRPVVAGGRVYVTGPDGRLLATDADSGEPLGQTRPRLGGDTARVVAELPLPVVMDGAVFGSAPDGSVFAVDAGNPAAW, from the coding sequence ATGGCCCCGCTGCGCAGCTTCGGACCCGGACAGGAAGCGGAACACCCGGACTACGCCGGGCAGTACCGCCTTGAGTCGTGCCTGGGTGCGGGCGGCATGGGTGTGGTGCATCTCGCGACGTCCGCTTCCGGACTGCGTCTCGCGGTCAAGGTCGTCCACGCCGAGTACGCGGCCGACCCCGAGTTCAGGGCACGCTTCCAGCAGGAGGTGAGCGCCGCCCGGCGGGTGAGCGGAGCCTTCACCGCGCCCGTGGTGGACGCCGACCCGAATGCCCAACTGCCGTGGATGGCAACGCTGTTCATACCTGGCCCGACCCTCGCCGAGCAGGTGAAGCGGAACGGCGCGATGGAGCCGGGCGAGGTGCGCAGGCTCGGTGCCGGTCTGGCCGAGGCGCTGCGCGACATCCATCGCGCCGGAGTGGTCCACCGTGATCTCAAGCCGAGCAACGTCCTTCTCGCGCCCGACGGGCCGAAGGTCATCGACTTCGGCATCTCGCGGCCGACGGACAGTGATGTGCGCACGGAGACGGGCAAGTTGATCGGTTCGCCGCCGTTCATGGCGCCCGAGCAGTTCCAGCGGCCGAGGGAGGTCGGGCCGGCCGCCGACGTGTTCGCGATGGGCGCGGTGCTCGCCCACGCGGCGACGGGCCGCGGGCCCTTCGACTCCAACAGCCCGTACATCGTCGCGTATCAGGTGGTGCACAACGAACCGGACCTGGCGGGCGTCCCGGACGACCTGGTACCGCTGATCCTGCGCTGCCTCGCGAAGGAACCGGCCGAACGGCCCCTGCCCGCCGAGGTGATGGACGCACTGCGGCAGCCGGTGCCCGCGCCGGCACCCCGGATCCCGCTCCAGCGGCGGCCTCCCGAGGAGACGCACATCGCCGCGGGGCCGCGGCCGGTGACAGCCGCTCCCGCCCGTGCCCGCCGTCGCCCCGGACGGGCCGCGGTGGCCGGCGCGGCACTCGTGCTGGCCGTCGGCGGGGCTCTCGGTGTACGGGAGCTGGTCTCGTCCGAGACACCTTCGGCCGGCTCCGCCGAGGCGAGTCCGGAAGCCTTTCGGCCGTGGAGTACGGCCCTCACCGACACCCGGACGGCCGGGGCACAGGTCACGCCTCCGGTCTGTACCTCGGGTGAGGGTGCCCTCTTCTGCTCGGCCCCCGGGGTTCCGGCGGCGCGGCTCGATCCTGTGGACGGCCGGATCATGTGGTCGTACAAGGGCGGGGACGCGGAAACGGGTGCGGGCGAGGGGGAGGACAAGGGCGGGCGGGACGATGCCGCCGGTGACGGCAGCGACAGCGACAGCGGCAGCCGTGGCGGCGGCGACGGTTCAGCGGACGCGAAAGTGCTGCCCGAGCTGTCGGGCGGTCTGTTGCACATCACGAGCGGCGGCCGGCTCGGCGCGGTCGATCCGCGGTCGGGCAAGCAGCGTTGGGGCGTGGACATCTCCGCGTACGCGACCGTCGTGCACGGTGTGGACACCACGCTCCTCGTCGGTGAGCGTGGCGCGGTGCGGGCGCTGGACAGTGCGACGGGCGAGGAGCGCTGGAGCGCGCCGATCGGCGGACTCGGCACCCAGTGGATCGGCGGCCAGGCCGGAGCGGAGGTCCTTTACGCGGTGACGCCCTCCGACGACGGGACCGCCACGCAGGTGATCGCGGTGTCCGCGGAGCGGGGCACGGTGCTGTGGACGGGGTCGGCGGCCGGGAATTTGAGCCCGTTCTCCGCGCCCGACGGCGCCCTGTACCTCCTGTCGACGAACGCGGACCAGATGGTCGACGCGATCGTCCGGTTCGACAGCGGGAAGCGGAGCGCCCGCCGGGTGCCCCTGCCGACCCCGCTCGACCGGGCCTCCGCCGCGCAGAGCGGTGGAATCGCGTACCTCAGCGACGTGGGCGGCTCACTCGTGGCCGTCGACACACGGCCGTCCGGGAAGGGTTCCGAGCTGTGGCGCCTGGAGACTTCGGTGAGCCGTCCGTCGCGGCCCGTGGTGGCGGGCGGCCGGGTGTACGTCACCGGCCCGGACGGCCGTCTTCTCGCCACGGACGCCGACAGCGGCGAACCCCTGGGTCAGACCCGGCCCCGGCTGGGCGGTGACACGGCGCGGGTCGTGGCGGAACTGCCCCTGCCGGTGGTCATGGACGGGGCGGTCTTCGGCAGCGCGCCCGACGGCAGCGTCTTCGCGGTGGACGCGGGCAACCCCGCCGCCTGGTGA
- a CDS encoding SH3 domain-containing protein, which yields MVMGSAPAASAVNQRYYSVAPGYTVNVRSGPSTSYSIIRTLPVGAKVPVYCQTPGETITGPYGTTKIWDNIDNGEYVSDAYVQTGSDGYVAGRCG from the coding sequence ATGGTCATGGGCTCGGCCCCGGCGGCGAGCGCCGTGAACCAGAGGTACTACTCGGTCGCCCCCGGCTACACCGTGAACGTCCGCAGCGGACCGAGCACCAGCTACTCCATCATCCGCACTCTGCCGGTCGGCGCCAAGGTCCCGGTCTACTGCCAGACACCGGGTGAGACGATCACCGGACCGTACGGCACGACGAAGATCTGGGACAACATCGACAACGGCGAGTACGTCTCGGACGCGTACGTGCAGACGGGCAGCGACGGTTACGTGGCAGGGCGCTGCGGCTGA
- a CDS encoding EamA/RhaT family transporter — translation MSDEPGTSAGPRPEPIRFFGTTWVNHDGGYRARRAAVTAGSLAAIVAGCLVLRFAYEGLEIAAVGGFVTLLVVTMFAVCSAVAFRTTWSGYSARPAPDTQSALRGLLTIGFVGTLTAYFFRSLTEAPGERLHRTEYETARARYDRRASRRKGKPSRGRRA, via the coding sequence GTGAGCGACGAACCAGGCACCTCCGCAGGCCCCCGCCCCGAACCGATCCGCTTCTTCGGAACGACGTGGGTGAACCACGACGGTGGTTACCGCGCCCGCCGCGCGGCGGTCACCGCGGGCTCACTCGCCGCGATCGTGGCCGGCTGCCTGGTCCTCCGCTTCGCGTACGAGGGCCTGGAGATCGCAGCCGTGGGCGGCTTCGTCACCCTCCTCGTCGTGACGATGTTCGCCGTCTGCAGCGCGGTCGCGTTCCGCACCACCTGGTCGGGCTACTCGGCCCGCCCGGCCCCGGACACCCAGTCCGCCCTTCGAGGCCTGCTGACCATCGGATTCGTCGGCACTCTCACCGCCTACTTCTTCCGCTCGCTGACCGAAGCCCCGGGCGAGCGCCTCCACCGCACCGAGTACGAGACGGCCCGCGCCCGGTACGACCGCCGCGCGTCCCGCCGCAAGGGGAAGCCGTCACGCGGACGACGCGCCTGA
- the trpS gene encoding tryptophan--tRNA ligase — translation MKRVFSGVKPTGHLTLGNYLGAMRRWSAVDQHEADALFCVVDLHALTVDHDPGRVRRLSRQAATLLLAVGLDPKLCTLFVQSHVDEHARLSYLLECVATDGEMRRMIQYKEKAAAERARGGSVRLSLLTYPVLMAADILAYGTDEVPVGDDQAQHVELARDLAVRFNQRYGHTFVVPRATHPEVATRVMNLQEPTSKMGKSDDVGPGIVYLLDEPEAVRKKIMRAVTDSGREVAYDREARPGVSNLLEILAACADGNPNDLAGVYESYGSLKKDTAEAVVELLGPVQQRHKELCADPAYVEGVLREGAEKAREMARPTVDSAYRAIGLLPAG, via the coding sequence ATGAAGCGGGTCTTCAGCGGGGTCAAGCCGACCGGGCACCTGACACTGGGCAACTACCTGGGGGCGATGCGGCGCTGGAGCGCGGTCGACCAGCACGAGGCCGACGCACTGTTCTGTGTCGTCGACCTGCACGCGCTGACCGTGGACCACGATCCCGGGCGGGTCCGCAGGCTCAGTCGGCAGGCGGCCACCCTGTTGTTGGCCGTGGGACTCGATCCGAAGCTGTGCACCCTCTTCGTACAGAGTCACGTGGACGAGCATGCGCGGTTGTCGTACCTGCTGGAATGCGTGGCCACCGACGGCGAGATGCGGCGGATGATCCAGTACAAGGAGAAGGCGGCGGCCGAGCGCGCGCGGGGCGGGAGTGTGCGGCTGTCGCTGCTGACGTATCCCGTGCTGATGGCGGCGGACATCCTGGCGTACGGGACCGACGAGGTGCCGGTGGGGGACGACCAGGCGCAGCACGTGGAGCTGGCGCGGGACCTGGCGGTGCGGTTCAACCAGCGGTACGGGCACACGTTCGTGGTGCCGCGGGCCACGCATCCGGAGGTGGCGACGCGGGTCATGAACCTCCAGGAGCCGACGTCGAAGATGGGGAAGTCCGACGACGTGGGGCCCGGGATCGTCTATCTGCTCGACGAGCCCGAGGCCGTCCGGAAGAAGATCATGAGGGCCGTGACGGACAGCGGGCGGGAGGTCGCCTACGACCGGGAGGCCCGGCCCGGGGTCTCGAACCTGCTGGAGATCCTCGCGGCCTGTGCGGATGGGAACCCGAACGACCTGGCCGGTGTATATGAGTCGTACGGATCTTTGAAGAAGGACACCGCCGAGGCCGTGGTGGAGCTCCTCGGGCCCGTACAGCAGAGGCACAAGGAGTTGTGCGCGGATCCTGCGTACGTGGAGGGGGTGTTGCGGGAGGGTGCCGAGAAGGCCAGGGAGATGGCGAGGCCGACGGTGGACTCGGCGTACCGGGCGATCGGGCTGCTGCCGGCGGGGTGA